The Triticum urartu cultivar G1812 chromosome 6, Tu2.1, whole genome shotgun sequence genome includes the window GTTTATCATCAGTATCCACCTCTGACTGGGGAATATCCTGTGGAAGATGTACACGATGACAGGGCCTGCTGCGCCGATGAGGAAGAACCAGTTGACGGCTTCGTAGTTACCATGTGGCCCGAAAATGCGCTTCGGGCCAACAAGGCCCCAGATGACCGATGCGTCAAAGAAGACACGGTCACCAGGGCATGTCCATGGGCTGTCTGGTGGCAGCAGTTGGTCCTGGCAGATGTTCTCGACAGAGCCAAGTAGCCACCATGCCACGCTGAGGTTGACAGTCCCGGCCACCAGTGTACCGGCAAACTGGATAAATACAGTGCACGAATGTCAGTAAATTTATCTTCCTACATGTCTCTCCTTTGTTTACAAGTTACAACTTGAGCAGATTTAGTGGTTTAATTACCTGAACAATGAACATTGATCTTGGAGGTATCTTCATGTAGTGTCCGAGCTTGAAATCTGAGAGGAATGCAACTGCCTGCGACATGCTCATGTAGCCGTACACCTTGAAGCAGACATTGGCGATGGGGTATCCAGGCATTATTAACCCCATGGCGTATTCAGTGATGACATTCAGGCCAGGAGTCTGTCCATCAAATTTGAAAGGCTTTTGGTCAGTTTTTCTTGTAGAGATCATGAAAGAGCAGGACAAATGGAGAAACAATTAAAATTCTGAAATAAACTTGCCTGGTTAGTGGTTGCAGTAATGATGCTTATGGGGAGCGTGAAGACGAAGGCCATGCCACAGGCGAAGAGGAGGCCCCACCATGGGAGCTGAACCTGGTCCTTTAGGACGGTGCAGAGGATGAGGGACACTGTCATCGACAATACCGTCAGGGAGTAGAACCACCACGCTGGTATGTCGTCGTACTTCCTCATCAGCTTTGTGTGGATGTCAGGCTCCTCCTGCTGCGAAGCACGGAACCGGTGGTAGATCTCCCTGTGCATTGGTGTCCAATTGCAGATGTGAATTTTCCATCTTTCAGTTCAAAAAACATATGTATTCAAAGCTGAGCTGTGTCAGTTTATTCACATACAGAGTTGAGAGCACTTACTTCCCGTAGAAGATGCCGACGTGCGTGATGGTGGAGGCAATGGTGGCGAAGCTGAGCCCATAAGAGAGTGCGAAGAAGGTGCTGAGGTTTATCCTTCCGAGCCTTGCATACGCCTCCGTGTCAAGCTGGAACTGCTGGTTCACAATGTCAGTGATCTGATATGCCGATCCGTTAGACATGAACAGGTGCGATGAGAATATGGGGAACGTCTTGGCGTTGTAGAGGTTCATCCCCCAGTACGCCGTGGGCACGAGCACATAAAGGAAGCAGAAGTAGCCGACGAAGATGTTGGCGGTGGCGAAGAAGGGTGAGATGAGCGGGCTGAAGAGGAAGGAGGAGACGGCGGACCAGTCGAGCGTGAAGGCCCCTAGGCCCAGGCCCTTCATGCCGGAGCCGAGCTGCTGCGCGGTCACGGACTTGGAGAAGACCCAGCACACCCATGAGATGGAGGTGAGCGCCGGGAAGAGGTAGCCCGGCACGACGTACCACGCGAAGCTGCAGATGAGCGCCACCAGGAAGAACTTGGAGCGGGAGATCTGCCGCGAGCCCTTGGTAGACTCCTCCTTCTCGTGCAGTGCCCTGGTACATACATAATACAAGGGTGGTGTTAGTGCCGATGCTATGCAGTGCAGAACTTTCACAGTTTTATGGATTCGAATTGTTGCCATGTAAAACGGATTGATCCATCAATCACCATTCATCAGTTCACCATTGATGGCAGTACTAGCCTATACATAAACGGCCTGATATATATAGTTTGCCGATATACAATACTTTTTCCCCATGAAAAGTGTGGATTACATCCAGCGATCTCTGGTCAGATAATAAGCCAGAACTGGAAGCACCGCACCTTGTTTACCATTTCATCGAAGTTTGAAGGCAATCACGGCTGTTTACCCCCTCTGCCTCGGAATGTAAGACGTTTTCCGACACTATTATAGTCTCAAAATGTAAGACGTTTCTTTGGTACTATCGTTTTACATTTTGAGATGGAGAGAGTAATAGTAACTAAGTCATCGTTGCATGACAACAGTACGACCGGATAACAATTGATTTGGTGGCCAGTTGGCCACCAAGGATCGCGGGCATGTGGGAGGATCGCGCCTTTTGTGGGCGCAACTTGGACCTGGACCTGGACCACGAAAATACAACACTAATCCATCCAGTTGCACGCAAATTTCAAACGCGCGTCGTACCTCCATCAAGGTGTCAATACTGTGCAGTGCAAGTTAGGCCTTCAGCCGTGGTCGCACCCTCCCCTCCCCGTGCGCGGCGCGGGGCGCGTTCACATCACGCCCTCGGCGTGCCGCCGATCCATCATACGACGACTTCCGAAGGCCGCCTTGGCCTACTCCCGAATCCGGGCGCATCGCAAGAAGAGCGATGCGTCTGTCCGGCGCTGACGAAGACAAAACACGCCCGTGCACCCAAGCGTCGCCCTCCAGTCGACTCGACGGACGGAATCTAAATCTGCTGACCGCTGAGACGTGCTCCCAACTGTCTCGAAAGCTACTGCTACTGCTGCCGCTAGTGTTTTCATTCGGTTTCTTCGAGCTGTTTTGGCAGCATGCACGGCCAGCTGATCATTAGTCTACGATAGGTTGACGACGGACCCAGCCCCCCACTGTTCCTGAATAACTATTTCTACTTGAACCAAGAGCAGGATGCCGCCGGAAATTTGGAATGATGCCGTTGAAGCGCAAGGCTGTCACTTGTCAGCGACTGGTGTTTTGGTGTATCTCAGTTCTGATGAAATTTTGGGGCTGATCCGAACCTCTAAGTGGGAAAAGAAACATGTATATCGGTGGAGGCAAGGAGGCTGGCGCCACATATTAAACGAGACGCCGACTAGATTCAGCCGTTCTGGTATCTGTCTGGGTGTGAATGGTAGGTGGGTTGCGGGTTGGTTTAGGGAAGAAAACTAGTGTCAATTGGCGTAAGATGGGGCCTTGTGCTACTAGATAGTATCAAAACGATACTCTTGTAGTGCATCATGGCAGGCAAAGGTGATGTGGCCTGTAGGGCCTGACTAGTGCGTTAATCATATCTGTCATCATAGTATCATGCAAGCACTGCATTGGTCCAAATCAAACCTCGACATCAACCTTTTCTTAGTGCCATTTGTGATTCACGTATTCTCAAAGCGCATAAAAAGGAAAAGACACGGGATTAGAATGGCATGTCATCTTTAATAATCCATACATGGTTGAAAGGCTGTTTGGTTATGCAAGGAAAAGCGTAGGATTATTCAAATAGGGTTTGAGAGGATGGAAATTTTCCTATTAAATCTGATACAAATGAATCCCACAAAAAATTTGTATGTATCACGATCATACAAATCAGACAACTAATGTACGGAAATTTCTTAATGATGAAGTTCCTCTAAAATTCCTTTGAAAATCTTTTGAACCGAAGTCACCCTTCGATAATTGGAGGGCGAGAACTCAGGACGTGGCACTACGATCAAATTTTCCTATATATTTCTGTTTTACTAATCAAATAAACCCTTGGAGTGGAGGAGAGTAAAACCTTTCCACCCATAACCTACCACGCTATAGCTTTCCACCCATGCGTGCGCCACAATCAGTATTCAGTCGGCCTAGATAACGCCTAACAAAGTTCCATGGACAAGCAACAGCGTGTTTGCATTTGCAATGCACTACAAGTACGTAGTctaaaaagcaaaacaaaacGTACCCTCGGTGCTCGGAAAGGCCAGACATAATCCAAGTGGCGCAACTAAGCACTATTTTTCTGCAAGAATGCATTGGACAACGTAATGGTCGTTTGGGTTTAAATCATCATCAGCAGCTTATCCATCCGCCGATCCAGCGGATGGATGCACTCCCATGTTCATGGTGGGGTCTTTCTTTCTGATCTTGCGTCAGTGTCGAGAGGGACAATGATAATCAAGAGGAAAAGGAAGGGGGGACATCGGACTGAAATGCATGTCAGTGTCTCGCGAGATGTAGTAATAGTACTAGTACTCATGCTCGTCAGATTTTCTCCTTAGTTATTTTCTCAATCGCCTTTTGTTTTCTTTACTGATGATGCCAGCCGGTTGGGTCAGATT containing:
- the LOC125514246 gene encoding oligopeptide transporter 4-like, with the translated sequence MGEIAADERGLAGGKGEEEEEETSPIEEVRLTVPPGDDPTLPVWTFRMWSIGLLSCALMSFLNQFFSYRTEPLIVTQITVQVASLPMGHFLARVLPRRRFRAPAALGGGEWSLNPGPFNMKEHVLISIFANAGYAFGNGNAYAVMIVDIIRAFYGRSISFIAAWLLITTTQVLGYGWAGLMRKYVVEPAHMWWPSTLVQVSLFRALHEKEESTKGSRQISRSKFFLVALICSFAWYVVPGYLFPALTSISWVCWVFSKSVTAQQLGSGMKGLGLGAFTLDWSAVSSFLFSPLISPFFATANIFVGYFCFLYVLVPTAYWGMNLYNAKTFPIFSSHLFMSNGSAYQITDIVNQQFQLDTEAYARLGRINLSTFFALSYGLSFATIASTITHVGIFYGKEIYHRFRASQQEEPDIHTKLMRKYDDIPAWWFYSLTVLSMTVSLILCTVLKDQVQLPWWGLLFACGMAFVFTLPISIITATTNQTPGLNVITEYAMGLIMPGYPIANVCFKVYGYMSMSQAVAFLSDFKLGHYMKIPPRSMFIVQFAGTLVAGTVNLSVAWWLLGSVENICQDQLLPPDSPWTCPGDRVFFDASVIWGLVGPKRIFGPHGNYEAVNWFFLIGAAGPVIVYIFHRIFPSQRWILMINLPVLIGATANMPPATAVNYNSWLLIGTIFNFFVFRYRKKWWQRYNYILSAALDAGVAFMAVLLYFTLTMENRTVNWWGTAGEHCPLASCPTAKGVDLGPDSVCPVF